A window of the Fusarium poae strain DAOMC 252244 chromosome 3, whole genome shotgun sequence genome harbors these coding sequences:
- a CDS encoding hypothetical protein (TransMembrane:1 (o233-254i)~BUSCO:40925at5125) has translation MLLIGLTGSIATGKSTVSSMLSSQPYNLPIIDADILARKVVEPGTRGYQAIVKHFGPTTPELLVEPSDKMPENGPDGKGRPLNRPALGRRVFGDSEERKKDRSVLNHIVHPAVRWEMFKSVVGYYFRGHWAVVLDIPLLFESGLDKLCGVAAVVAVRDPAIQMQRLRARDPHLSAEDAENRVRSQTDVREKAQRCEERGEGKGIVLWNDGSREDLQVQLDKAIKGLKKETPDWWTWLLLGCPPLAVAVATWRFWQNLIINERWEEKKLQAKL, from the coding sequence ATGCTCCTCATTGGTCTTACAGGCTCGATTGCCACAGGCAAATCGACAGTATCATCAATGCTATCTTCACAACCATATAATCTGCCAATCATAGATGCAGACATTCTGGCCCGCAAGGTTGTGGAACCCGGGACCCGTGGCTATCAAGCCATTGTGAAGCACTTTGGACCTACAACTCCAGAGCTACTTGTGGAGCCATCAGACAAAATGCCAGAAAATGGACCCGACGGCAAAGGCAGACCACTCAACAGGCCAGCTCTAGGACGACGGGTGTTTGGCGATAGCGAGGAAAGGAAGAAGGACCGCTCAGTGCTCAATCATATTGTACACCCAGCTGTACGTTGGGAAATGTTCAAATCTGTGGTGGGATACTATTTTCGCGGCCACTGGGCAGTAGTGCTCGACATTCCACTGCTCTTCGAAAGTGGCCTCGACAAACTCTGTGGCGTTGCAGCTGTCGTTGCCGTCCGCGACCCAGCAATCCAGATGCAGCGCTTGCGAGCGCGCGATCCCCACCTCAGCGCAGAAGATGCTGAGAACAGAGTGCGCAGCCAGACCGATGTGCGGGAGAAGGCTCAACGGTGTGAGGAGCGTGGAGAGGGCAAGGGGATCGTGCTTTGGAACGATGGATCACGAGAGGACTTGCAGGTGCAGCTGGACAAGGCGATCAAGGGGTTGAAGAAGGAGACTCCGGACTGGTGGACGTGGTTGCTGCTTGGATGCCCACCTCTGGCTGTTGCGGTTGCGACATGGAGGTTTTGGCAGAATCTCATTATCAATGAGAGAtgggaggagaagaagttaCAGGCTAAATTGTAG
- a CDS encoding hypothetical protein (BUSCO:46289at5125): protein MASAGANPLKSPKTPRRPKTPESRQVHFEPETKPATTSAFSRDFNSGRISGYTTANSPSGGFSTGVNGVSAPKAPPAIKTAAATASTSAPEQKIETQPTNFPALGLGANQLQWHISANPTQSLSHQLPATFISPPPQGQQQQFFSPPQFHPASYISAGPNNIITSPTPTPNPITYIGIGPQSPVVNLNQASNMGDYQNAAPPVNGLHFQPPVPDTTFGPMQHVYVPRHDGGLAGLQVGAPASFNYVSAAPIAITPPSSYTTVVVPKTYYLNGYTYYASLLCWFYLIQPALGAVAPQPSAYGGYVVQQQQPYYVQQPAMGQQPVLIAGQMQQQQPQQFVPQIQNVQGVPAVGLAGGAAVPGTVPVFAGNVPGGGGGGPQHIPEVMDIGRTAGEEQFRQIKFAHANKLHEPQEFKPADDDPSRFYYVREVDGNWTQRNRFTIDHMGDSKWRSVTRTTVYEKHKSSRRKQHCITNQYTSSIFGPVSL, encoded by the exons aTGGCTTCGGCAGGCGCGAACCCGCTCAAGTCTCCAAAGACGCCTCGACGACCCAAGACGCCCGAGTCTCGTCAAGTGCACTTTGAGCCCGAGACTAAGCCAGCGACGACTTCTGCCTTCTCCAGAGACTTTAATTCTGGACGCATCTCGGGATATACCACTGCAAATTCCCCCAGCGGTGGCTTCAGTACTGGCGTCAACGGTGTCAGTGCCCCAAAGGCACCTCCTGCAATCAAAACTGCTGCGGCCACTGCCTCTACTTCTGCTCCTGAGCAAAAGATCGAGACTCAGCCTACAAACTTCCCCGCTCTTGGTTTAGGTGCCAACCAGCTGCAGTGGCATATCAGTGCCAACCCGACTCAGAGCCTCAGTCACCAGCTGCCGGCCACTTTCATCTCGCCCCCTCCGCAGGGTCAACAGCAGCAATTTTTCTCTCCACCTCAATTTCATCCTGCTTCCTACATCAGCGCAGGACCaaacaacatcatcacttcTCCGACCCCGACCCCGAATCCTATCACGTATATCGGTATCGGCCCTCAGTCTCCCGTCGTCAATCTCAACCAAGCCAGCAACATGGGTGACTATCAGAACGCTGCCCCTCCCGTCAACGGGCTGCACTTTCAACCTCCCGTTCCCGACACCACCTTTGGTCCTATGCAGCACGTCTACGTGCCTCGCCATGACGGTGGCCTTGCCGGTCTTCAAGTCGGTGCCCCTGCTTCTTTTAATTATGTTTCTGCTGCCCCTATTGCTATTACTCCCCCCTCTTCGTACACCACCGTCGTGGTGCCAAAGACATACTATCTCAATGGCTACACTTACTATGCAAGTCTACTTTGCTGGTTCTACCTTATT CAGCCAGCCCTCGGTGCCGTGGCTCCCCAGCCTAGTGCCTATGGAGGCTACGTTgtccaacagcagcagccctACTACGTCCAGCAACCGGCCATGGGTCAACAGCCAGTTCTCATCGCTGGCCAgatgcagcagcaacagccgCAGCAATTTGTGCCTCAGATTCAGAATGTCCAAGGCGTCCCCGCGGTCGGTCTGGCGGGTGGAGCTGCTGTGCCCGGCACGGTCCCCGTCTTTGCAGGTAATGTccctggtggtggtggtggtggtcctCAGCATATCCCTGAAGTCATGGATATTGGTCGTACCGCGGGCGAGGAGCAATTCCGTCAGATCAAGTTTGCGCATGCGAACAAGCTGCACGAGCCTCAGGAATTCAAGCCTGCTGATGATGACCCTTCTCGTTTCTACTATGTCCGTGAAGTTGACGGGAACTGGACTCAGCGCAACCGATTTACCATTGATCACATGGGTGATTCCAAGTG gcgaagtgtcac GCGAACCACAGTGTACGAAAAGCACAAGAGCAGCAGAAGAAAACAACACTGCATCACCAACCAGTACACATCCTCGATTT TTGGTCCAGTGTCGCTTTAA
- a CDS encoding hypothetical protein (TransMembrane:1 (i202-220o)~BUSCO:47630at5125) translates to MGSIWNAFTGGNKSGHQQQQQQSQQSYQPTTQEPAHYSSYDPTEGQGVESFLQSSTFADPSQLHPLAGLNRDTLEYISLEDSALSQLPGGQSVLPSRGFTDDLCYGAGVTYLGGLGVGGAWGLQEGLRRSAGQPPKLRLNAVLNSVTRRGPFLGNSLGVVAIIYNCTNSLIGSLRGKHDAANTVLAGALSGMLFKSTRGLRPMAISGGIVASVAGVWAIVRRSFFPIPEPVTPVSDELAL, encoded by the exons ATGGGCTCTATCTGGAACGCATTCACTGGCGGCAACAAGTCCGGCcatcagcaacaacagcagcagtcGCAGCAGTCATACCAGCCCACGACACAAGAACCCGCGCACTACTCCTCCTACGACCCCACGGAAGGACAGGGCGTCGAGTCCTTCCTCCAGAGCTCTACCTTTGCCGATCCCTCGCAATTACATCCTCTTGCCGGCCTCAACAGAGATACGCTCGAATATATTTCCCTCGAGGACTCAGCCTTATCTCAGTTGCCTGGTGGCCAATCAGTCCTACCCTCTCGTGGCTTCACAGATGACTTGTGTTACGGTGCCGGAGTTACATACCTGGGTGGTCTGGGAGTTGGAGGTGCTTGGGGTTTGCAGGAAGGTCTCAGAAGGTCGGCCGGCCAGCCTCCTAAGCTGCGATTGAACGCTGTCCTCAACTCGGTCACCCGACGAGGACCTTTCCTCGGTAATTCGCTAGGCGTTGTTGCTATAATCTACAACTGCACAAACTCCTTGATTGGCAGCCTTCGCGGAAAGCACGATGCTGCAAACACTGTTCTCGCTGGTGCGCTGAGCGGTATGCTCTTCAAGAGCACCCGCGGTCTTCGTCCCATGGCTATCTCTGGTGGTATTGTTGCCTCTGTAGCTGGTGTCTGGGCT ATTGTGCGACGATCTTTCTTCCCTATCCCCGAGCCCGTCACTCCAGTCTCTGATGAGCTCGCTCTGTAA
- a CDS encoding hypothetical protein (TransMembrane:7 (o14-35i47-68o74-96i161-182o202-221i242-261o281-304i)~BUSCO:31633at5125), translating into MTPPTANLNLDVEAISGICGSISIACWVVVFSPQIIQNFQRSSADALSIQFIIVWLLGDVFNILGAVLQGVLPTMIILAIYYTIADIVLLCQCFYYRGFTWRDAPTPAPKPTTPAPGEPNERTGLIAHDDRRGSDWSGLSPAVPHIAEDAAPRTPTVLQTIVWNTIIVLMVIAAGVVGWFLGQKASHGEDDGNSNVGGEDSLHFSLSGQIFGYLCTVAYIASRLPQLILNWRRKTTDGLSMLFFLFACLGNITYVLSIFAYDPKCKHDECRPGEARHIYGKYILVNLSWLAGSLVTLFLDLGVFAQYFMYSKPETVATPTRRRINDNVVEEDEYDNESGDEDSWDHRPLLQRGDSVYHP; encoded by the exons ATGACTCCGCCAACTGCGAATCTGAATCTCGATGTTGAGGCCATCTCGGGCATTTGCGG TTCAATCTCAATTGCCTGCTGGG TCGTCGTCTTCTCTCCTCAAATCATCCAAAACTTCCAGCGCAGCAGTGCCGACGCTCTATCAATCCAATTCATTATTGTCTGGCTTCTTGGCGATGTCTTCAACATTCTGGGTGCCGTCCTTCAGGGCGTCCTGCCTACCATG ATCATCCTCGCTATCTATTACACCATCGCCGATATCGTCCTCCTCTGCCAGTGCTTCTACTATCGCGGTTTTACTTGGCGCGACGCCCCGACCCCTGCGCCGAAGCCGACCACCCCGGCCCCTGGTGAACCCAACGAGCGCACTGGACTCATTGCTCACGATGACCGTCGTGGCTCAGACTGGTCTGGTCTGTCGCCTGCCGTTCCTCATATCGCCGAGGATGCTGCTCCTCGAACCCCGACCGTCCTCCAGACCATTGTATGGAACACCATCATCGTGCTGATGGTTATCGCCGCTGGTGTTGTCGGCTGGTTCTTGGGCCAGAAAGCCTCTCACGGCGAAGATGACGGTAATTCCAATGTAGGAGGCGAGGATAGCCTCCACTTTAGCCTTTCCGGCCAAATCTTTGGATATCTTTGTACTGTCGCATACATTGCTTCTCGGCTACCCCAGCTTATCCTGAATTGGAGACGCAAGACTACAGATGGGCTTAGcatgctcttcttcctctttgctTGTCTCGGAAACATCACCTATGTTCTGTCTATCTTTGCCTACGATCCCAAGTGCAAGCACGACGAATGCAGACCTGGTGAGGCTCGTCACATCTACGGCAAATATATTCTGGTAAACTTGAGCTGGCTCGCCGGCAGCCTTGTCACCCTTTTCCTTGATCTGGGTGTTTTCGCCCAGTACTTCATGTACAGTAAGCCCGAGACTGTCGCAACTCCTACTCGTCGACGAATCAACGACAATGTtgtcgaggaggacgagTACGACAATGAGAGCGGCGATGAAGACAGCTGGGATCACCGTCCCCTGCTCCAGAGGGGCGATTCCGTTTACCACCCATGA
- a CDS encoding hypothetical protein (BUSCO:29155at5125), whose translation MSSATAVPNLPRVAALENDDSMLTRRFGKEVVNYYAGSRVNRFSFLRADTGFLRKAAVSPTARYLALSELNPLVVDKKTPAYLTFNDVRPLIGSEPFAQTEDEAIQNFDSTKTTPLIVFLGMLEEGNENDHISSTDHGDIQGHPYFAIDITPKGNHAEQAASFLEEQEKNELSLDKNPRAMSHSPEAAALYAQARSMIDWNSRSPFCAGCGQPNLSVHAGYKRVCPPTDKKGGENGEARGDCATRHGVSNICFPRTDPTMIAAVVSADGTKILLGRQKRWPPYWYSTLAGFLEPGESIEESVRREVWEESGVRVGRVVIHSSQPWPYPSSLMIGAIAQALPGDGEKISLNDKELEAAKWFTLDEARKALENGTSSLGAPAPEGYKEGDLRLPPSQAIANRLITAVVEGYLVAAPKI comes from the exons ATGTCATCAGCCACCGCAGTACCTAACTTGCCGAGAGTTGCGGCTCTCGAAAACGACGATTCTATGTTGACCCGTCGTTTCGGTAAAGAAGTCGTCAACTATTATGCCGGTAGCCGTGTCAATCGGTTCTCTTTCCTCCGTGCCGACACTGGATTCCTTCGCAAGGCTGCCGTCAGTCCCACAGCCCGATATCTGGCTCTGAGCGAACTGAACCCTCTGGTTGTCGACAAGAAAACGCCGGCCTACTTGACTTTCAACGATGTTCGACCTTTGATTGGATCAGAGCCCTTTGCGCAAACTGAGGACGAAGCTATCCAAAACTTCGACTCAACCAAGACGACCCCTCTCATCGTCTTTCTCGGCATGCTGGAGGAGGGAAATGAGAACGACCACATTTCTTCCACTGATCATGGAGATATTCAAGGTCATCCGTATTTCGCCATCGATATCACCCCTAAGGGCAACCATGCCGAACAAGCCGCGAGCTTCTTGGAGGAACAGGAGAAAAATGAACTCTCTTTGGATAAGAACCCTCGTGCCATGAGCCACTCTCCTGAAGCAG CCGCCTTGTACGCCCAAGCCAGATCCATGATTGACTGGAACTCGCGAAGCCCTTTCTGCGCTGGTTGTGGACAGCCTAACCTTTCTGTCCACGCAGGCTACAAGCGTGTCTGCCCTCCTACCGACAAGAAGGGCGGTGAGAACGGCGAGGCTCGAGGAGATTGTGCCACTCGTCACGGCGTGTCGAACATTTGCTTCCCTAGAACGGACCCCACTATGATTGCGGCCGTTGTTTCCGCAGATGGTACAAAGATTCTCCTTGGCCGCCAGAAGCGTTGGCCTCCCTACTGGTACAGCACGCTTGCCGGTTTTCTTGAGCCTGGTGAGTCGATCGAAGAATCTGTTAGACGCGAGGTCTGGGAGGAAAGCGGTGTCCGTGTCGGTAGAGTCGTCATCCACTCGAGTCAACCATGGCCATACCCGTCTAGTCTTATGATTGGTGCTATTGCTCAGGCACTCCCTGGTGATGGCGAGAAGATCTCCCTGAATGATAAGGAGTTGGAAGCGGCGAAGTGGTTCACGCTGGATGAGGCTCGCAAGGCTCTCGAGAACGGAACAAGCTCTCTCGGAGCGCCTGCCCCTGAAGGATATAAAGAGGGTGACCTACGACTGCCCCCGTCCCAAGCAATTGCCAACCGATTGATCACGGCCGTTGTTGAAGGATACCTAGTTGCTGCCCCTAAGATCTAG